ACTGAAAACAGAATAATGAAAAAAATTATTCAATATATTCAGTTTATTTCAGTGATTTCATTTTATTTCAATGATATGAAAAGGAATAAATATGGAACAAAAGTTTAACTTTTTGGAAAAAACTCATAAAGTCAATTTTGAAGAAAGAGATGAGTTTTATAAATTTCAGATCGATGATAATCAGGAATACAATATTTCAAAAGTAGAAATTGAATCAAACCTGGTTTCATTCAAACATAAAGGAAAGACTTATAACATCTTTTACGCAGCTGAAAAAGAACAGATATTCCTTTCTATAGATGGAGAGAACTATACTCTCCAACTCGAAAGAGATGTCTCTTCAAAATCGAAATCCGGAAAGCAACAAAAAGGTGATAGTATTGTTTCTCCAATGCCCGGATTACTCGTAAAAATTCCGGTTGCTGTTGGGGACAAAGTCAAATCCGGAGACACCCTTGCTATCGTAGAAGCGATGAAAATGCAGAATGAGCTTCC
This Candidatus Cloacimonadota bacterium DNA region includes the following protein-coding sequences:
- a CDS encoding acetyl-CoA carboxylase biotin carboxyl carrier protein subunit, with the translated sequence MEQKFNFLEKTHKVNFEERDEFYKFQIDDNQEYNISKVEIESNLVSFKHKGKTYNIFYAAEKEQIFLSIDGENYTLQLERDVSSKSKSGKQQKGDSIVSPMPGLLVKIPVAVGDKVKSGDTLAIVEAMKMQNELPAPRDGIIKSINGKEGEQVDALQVIVELE